A stretch of DNA from Parcubacteria group bacterium:
GTACAGTGACATTTTCTCACGCTCCTTTTCGGTCGTGACGCAAATAATATAAGGGATTGATCTTGTAGAAAGATATTCCATAAAATCGTGAGAAGCAATTCCCAAAATAATGATCATATATAAAAAAATAATTAATTAAAAACCTCTCTGATTTTTCAGATTGACGGTTTCTTAAGGATTCTATTGTAAAGGGCAATATATTGTGTGGCCATAAGAGAACGATCAAAATATTTCTCGGCAAATTTGCGACAGGCATCTCTTTCAAAGCGATCAATATTTTTTGTGGCCGCGAGCAAATCAGCAGGATCATTTGAAAAACAACCGATTTTTTCCATCTCAAAATACATTTTTTTCGGTAAGGCATTGATGAATGAACCGATGACTGGTGTGCCACACGCCAATGCTTCCATTGCAACCAGAGGAAAAACAGAAAGTGGTGTGCGAATAGGGCACAAAAGCGCCTCAGCATTTTTTACATATGCAAACACATCTTTGCGAGAAGCTTCTCCTTTATAAATGATATTTTTATCAAGATGCGGTTTGATATTTTTATCAAAATAGTTTTGTCGCTCCAAAGAGTTACCGATTCTTCCAAAAATGAGCAGTTTTTTGTCACTTTTTTTTGCGAGGTGAATGGCTGTATCAAATCCCTTGTGTTTATTTATGCGACCAAGCGTCATCAGATATGAGCCATTTTTTGAGGAATATTTAACGGTATTGATCGGAATGCCATTGGAAATAATGTCCGCATACCCAGTCAGTGTATTCATTCTGCCTTTGGAAAGCGCTACAGGATACGCGCCACTGCGCTTTAGTTGGTAACTGTCCCTTTTTTGTATTGGATTGTGTAATGTTATGACACAAGGTGTGTGTGATAATTTTGCAACTGATGCTGCGTATCTCTGATTGTGGAGGTGAATAATATCGAAGTCATTTTGATATTGTAAAACCATGCATTGGCTGATGATGATCAAATTCCTTCTCTCCTTATCCGTTTGTTGTGAAAAGTCCTTCATGTTCCACAAGCTTTTCGGTAATGTGTGAATGTGTTTTGCTTTTGTTTTCCAATCTCCGGGTGCAAAAAGAGTTACAT
This window harbors:
- a CDS encoding glycosyltransferase codes for the protein MKKSVLKIAMVAPPFGATGGPEVVVKNLTDALLEKGVDVTLFAPGDWKTKAKHIHTLPKSLWNMKDFSQQTDKERRNLIIISQCMVLQYQNDFDIIHLHNQRYAASVAKLSHTPCVITLHNPIQKRDSYQLKRSGAYPVALSKGRMNTLTGYADIISNGIPINTVKYSSKNGSYLMTLGRINKHKGFDTAIHLAKKSDKKLLIFGRIGNSLERQNYFDKNIKPHLDKNIIYKGEASRKDVFAYVKNAEALLCPIRTPLSVFPLVAMEALACGTPVIGSFINALPKKMYFEMEKIGCFSNDPADLLAATKNIDRFERDACRKFAEKYFDRSLMATQYIALYNRILKKPSI